The genomic region GCGCGACGGCAGAGGTGCCGATGCCCGACGAGCCGCCATGCACCAGCAGGCGCTCGCCCTTCTGCAGCCGGCCGCGCTCGAACACATTGGTCCAGACCGTGCAATACGTCTCCATGATGGCCGCGCCCTGCTCGAAGCTGAATCCCTTCGGCAAAGGCAGCGCCTGGATCGCGGGAACCGCGCAATAGGTGGCATAGCCGCCGCCCGCCAGCAGCGCGCAGACCCTGTCGCCCAGCTTGAACCCGGTAACGCCGTCGCCGATCGCCGCCACTTCGCCCGCGCATTCCAGGCCCATGATCTCCGACGAGCCTTTCGGCGGCGGATAATGGCCCTCGCGCTGCGCCGCGTCCGCCCGGTTCAGCCCGGCAGCGCGGACCCGGATCAGGATTTCGCCGGCCTTCGGCAGATCCACCGGAATGTCCCGCACTTCCATGTTCTCGGGGCCGCCGAATTTGACGGTAACGATGGCCGGTGCGGTCTTTGGCAGGTCGGACATTCTGGAGATTCCCATTTTGGAGTAGAGTCCGGGCACCTTACCAATGACGAACAGGAGGACAAGGTGGATTTGGACGACCTGCCCCGCCCGCGCCCGGCCGGTGCCGCCGATCTTGCCCGGGAAGCGCTCGATAACCTGTCGATTTATGAACTCAAGGAGCGCATCGCGCTGCTCGAGGCCGAGATCGTGCGGACCCGGAAATTGATGGACTCCAAGGAAACCAGCCAATCGGCGGCCGCAAAGCTGTTCAAGTAAACGGGCCGATGTCTGAACGCCGTTAATCCGACGTTAAGGTTCATCCGTATAGGTTGAGACCATCAGATCGGCTTTCCCCTCCCTTGGCCGGTCTGATGACTCCCCCAGACTTGGCCGCTCAGGCATTGCCGAGCGGCCTTTTTTTGTCCGCGCCGGCCGGCGTGCTACAGCGCTTCGCCCTTCAGCAGGCGCGGCAACGTGCCGACAGTGCCGCGGGCATGCTGCATGAAGAAGCGCTTCAGCGGATCGATCCGGTTGACCACGGCCAGGCCGGCGTCGCGCAGCAGGCGCACCGGCGCCACGTCGTTGGTGAACAGGGCGTTGAGACGATCGGTGACGGCGGCAAGCGTCAGTGTGTCGATGCGGCGCCACCTGTCGTAGCGCTCCAGAACCAGCGGCGAGCCGATGTCGAGGCCGAGCCGTGCATTGTCGACCAGCAGCTCGGCCAGCGCCGCCACGTCGCGCCAGCCCAGGTTCAGGCCCTGGCCCGCGATGGGATGGATGCCGTGGGCCGCGTCGCCCACCAGCGCCAGACGGTCGGCACTGAAGCGCTCGGCTACATGTACCGCGTAGGGATAGGAGAACCGCGGGCCGACAGCATGCACCGCGCCGAGAAAGCCCTCCACCCGCTTCGAGATCTCGGCGTTGAAGGCGTTTTCGTCCAGCGCCAGCATGGCCCTGGCCACGTGATGCTTCTCGCTCCACACCAGCGACGAGCGCTTGCCGGTGATCGGCAGCACAGCAAACGGGCCGGCGGGCAGGAAGCGCTCGTGGGCGATGCCCAGATGATCCTTTTCATGCTCGATGGTGGTGACGATGCCGGTCTCGGCATAGTCGCGGCCCAGCACCTTGATGCCTGCCGCATCGCGCAGCGGCGATTTCCGCCCGTCGGCGGCCACCACCAGCGAGGCGCGCAGCGTGCCATGGCCGCCCAGCCGCGCGCTGACGCCGCCCGGATGCGGCTCCAGGCCATCGACCGTGGCCGGGTATTGCAGGTGGACCGTACCCAGGTCCTGGATCGCCCTGAGCAGGCCCAGTCTGATGTGCCGGTTCTCGACCAGATAGCCGAACGGCTCACGGCCGAGAGCCCGATGATCGAAGTCGAGGAAGACGGGCGCCGCGCCATCGGTAACCCGGATATTCAGGATCGGCTGGGCATGCGCCGCCATGTGCCGCCACGCGCCGATCGTCTCCAGCAGACGCCAGGAGGCATAGGCGATGGCCGTCACCCTGCCGTCGAAACCGGGGTCGACCGTGGCATCCAGGCTGGCGCGCTCGGCGACAGTTGTCTGGATTCCCGCGCATCCCAAAGCCACGGCGAGGCTGAGACCCGCGAGGCCGCCGCCGACGATCAGCACGTCGGTGCGCGGGGACGAGGCCGGTGTCGGATGCTGCACGGTCATGACGCGAACCATGGACGGCGGCGCAATACGTTGTCCAGCCCATTGACCGGGCCGCAATTGCCTAAATAACAGACAGTCTATAAATTATGCACAAATATCGCTCACATGCACAACGAAGCCCACCCGAGCATGAAACCTGCCGCATTAGTCAATTATTCCATATTTGCAATAACTTACGGATTATTTTCCCGGTTGGCACGGTTCTTGATGCTACTGGAGCAGAAGGGAGACGAGCGTCTCGGCGTCACGGCACTCCTTTCCCAAGAAAAATTGGCATCCACGAGGCAAAGGACGATCCCATGAAATTGATCATTGCGATCATCAAACCATCGAAGTTGCAGGAGGTGCGCGAGGCACTGACTGAACTCGACGTGGCGGGGATGACCGTCAGCGAGGTCAAGGGGTTCGGGCGGCAGAAGGGCCATACCGAAATCTACCGCGGCGCCGAGTACGACGTCAGCTTCCTCCCGAAGCTGAAGCTCGAACTCGTCATTCCCGAAGAAAAAACCGAGGCGGTCATCGAGGCCATCATGGCCTCCGCCAAGACCGGGAATATCGGAGACGGCAAGCTGTTCGTCGTTCCGGTGGAATACGCAGCCCGCATCCGGACCGGGGAAACCGGCCCCACCGCCGTCTAACAAGATTAGGGAGAACCAATCCAATGAAGATCAAACCAACCCTTATGGCCGCGGCTACGGCGATTGTCGCCGTGGGCATGGCCGCCATGCCCGCATTCGCGCAGGAGGCCGATCCGACGCCCGTTCTCGATACCGGCAATACGGCGTGGATGCTGACCTCGACCGCTCTGGTCCTGTTCATGACCATTCCGGGCCTGGCCCTGTTCTATGCCGGCATGGTCCGCAAGAAGAACATCCTGTCCACCGCCATGCAGAGCTTCACGATCACCTGTCTGATGACGCTGATCTGGATGATCATCGGGTACTCGCTGGCCTTCACCGAAAACCCCAACCCGGGCCTGAACAAGTTCTTCGGCGGCTTCGACAAGATGTTCCTGTCGGGCCTGACCGTTGACGGCCTCAGCGGCACCATTCCGGAAAGCCTGTTCATGGTCTTCCAGATGACGTTCGCCATCATCACGCCCGCCCTGATCACCGGCGCCTTCGCCGACCGCATGAAGTTCTCGGCGCTGCTGTGGTTCATGGGCGTGTGGAGCATCATCGTCTACGCCCCCGTGGCTCACTGGGTGTGGGGCGGCGGCTTCCTTGCCAATGCCGGCGTCCTCGACTTCGCCGGCGGTACCGTGGTGCACATCAACGCGGGTATCGCGGGTCTTGTCGCCTGTATCGTGCTGGGCAAGCGCACCGGCTACGGCCAGGAGAACATGGCGCCGCACAACCTGACGCTCAGCCTGATCGGCGCCTCCATGCTGTGGGTGGGCTGGTTCGGCTTCAACGCCGGTTCGGAACTGGCCGCTGACGGCCGCGCCGCCATGGCCATGGTCGTGACCCAGATCGCCACGGCTGCCGCCGCGCTGAGCTGGATGTTCATCGAGTGGATGGTCCACAAGAAGCCCAGCGTTCTCGGCATCATCTCCGGCGCCGTTGCCGGCCTGGTGGCGATCACCCCGGCTTCCGGTTTCGTCGATCCCATGGGTGCGCTCTGGATCGGCATCGCCGCCGGCGTGATCTGCTTCTTCGCTGCCACGACCCTGAAGAAGGCGCTGCGCTATGATGACTCCCTCGATGTCTGGGGTGTTCACGGCGTGGGCGGCATCGTCGGCGCAGTGCTGACCGGTGTCTTCGTCTCCGAAGCGGTAAGCGGCACGGCCCCGAGCATGGGCCAGGTCATCATCCAGATCGAAGGCATCGTCGCCACCCTGCTGTGGAGCGGCATCGCCAGCTTCGTCATCCTGAAGGTCATCGACATGACCATCGGCCTCCGGGTTTCCAAGGAGCAGGAAGTCGAAGGCCTCGACATCAGCCTGCACGGGGAATCCCTGCAGTAAGCCTATCGGCCGGACCACGGGTCACCGCGGTCCGGCCAACCCATTCTCCCCCGGCCTCTCCCAGGCCGGTTTCTCCCCCCGGGCCTGCCCAGAACTTCATCGTTCCGGGCGGGCCCGGCCCGTTTTTTGGGCAGCGGCGGTCATGCCCGGAACCAGGCCGGGCGCGGCCTGAACTGCCAACCTGTTGAAAGCATGTCTCTTTTACCCTGTTCCATCGAATTGGCACGGTTCTTGGTTCGGAACTGGCGTCAATGCGGTCGACCTGCCTGCGGTTTGACCGCCGGGAAGAGAGCAACAGGGAGAGATTGAATGGAAGCGTCCGATCGGGCGGCTGACGTATTTTTCGTACTCATGGGGGCGATCCTGGTGTTCGCCATGCATGCGGGCTTCGCCTTTCTCGAGGTCGGCACGGTACGCAAGAAGAATCAGGTCAACGCCCTGATGAAAATCCTGGTCGACTTCGCAGTATCGACCATTGCCTACTTTTTCGTCGGCTACGGGGTGGCCTATGGCGTCCACTTCCTGCAGAGCGCGGCAATGATCTCCGGCGCGGCCGATGGCAGCGGATTCGCCGCCAGCGGCTTCGACCTGGTGAAGTTCTTCTTCCTGCTGACCTTCGCCGCGGCGATCCCGGCCATCATTTCGGGTGGCATCGCCGAGCGCGCCCGGTTCACGCCCCAGCTGATCGCCACGGCGGTCATCGTCGGCGTCGCCTATCCGTTCTTCGAAGGACTGGCGTGGAATAACAATTTCGGCTTCCAGGATTTCTTGGAGGCCCAGTTCGGCGCCCGGTTCAATGACTTCGCAGGCTCCATCGTGGTGCATGCGTTCGGCGGCTGGCTGGCGCTGGGCGCGGTGCTGATGCTGGGCGCGCGGCACAACCGGTACCGCAAGGACGGCGCCGTCGTCGGCATTCCGCCCTCGAACATCCCCTTCCTGGCGCTCGGCTCGTGGCTGCTCTGCATCGGCTGGTTCGGCTTCAACGTGATGAGCGCCCAGAGCGTCGCCGCCATCAACGGCCTGGTGGCGATCAATTCGCTGATGGCGATGGCGGGCGGCATCCTCGCCGCCTGGGCGGCGGGCCGCAACGATCCCGGCTTCACCCACAATGGCGCCCTGGCCGGACTTGTCGCCGTTTGCGCCGGCTCCAACGTGATGCATCCCGTCGGTTCGCTGGCGGTCGGCGCCATTGCAGGCGCCCTGTTCGTCTATGCATTCACCTGGTGCCAGAACAAGTGGAAGATCGACGACGTGCTGGGCGTCTGGCCGCTGCACGGGCTGTGCGGCCTGTGGGGCGGCATCGCCTGCGGCATCTTCGGCCAGGACTCGCTGGGCGGCCTGGGCGGGGTGACCTTAATGAGCCAGCTGGTCGGCAGCCTGATCGGCGCCGGTCTGGCATTGGTCGCCGGATTGGCGATCTACGGCCTGTTGCGC from Emcibacter sp. SYSU 3D8 harbors:
- a CDS encoding FAD-dependent monooxygenase, translated to MTVQHPTPASSPRTDVLIVGGGLAGLSLAVALGCAGIQTTVAERASLDATVDPGFDGRVTAIAYASWRLLETIGAWRHMAAHAQPILNIRVTDGAAPVFLDFDHRALGREPFGYLVENRHIRLGLLRAIQDLGTVHLQYPATVDGLEPHPGGVSARLGGHGTLRASLVVAADGRKSPLRDAAGIKVLGRDYAETGIVTTIEHEKDHLGIAHERFLPAGPFAVLPITGKRSSLVWSEKHHVARAMLALDENAFNAEISKRVEGFLGAVHAVGPRFSYPYAVHVAERFSADRLALVGDAAHGIHPIAGQGLNLGWRDVAALAELLVDNARLGLDIGSPLVLERYDRWRRIDTLTLAAVTDRLNALFTNDVAPVRLLRDAGLAVVNRIDPLKRFFMQHARGTVGTLPRLLKGEAL
- a CDS encoding DUF1192 domain-containing protein; amino-acid sequence: MDLDDLPRPRPAGAADLAREALDNLSIYELKERIALLEAEIVRTRKLMDSKETSQSAAAKLFK
- a CDS encoding ammonium transporter, with translation MKIKPTLMAAATAIVAVGMAAMPAFAQEADPTPVLDTGNTAWMLTSTALVLFMTIPGLALFYAGMVRKKNILSTAMQSFTITCLMTLIWMIIGYSLAFTENPNPGLNKFFGGFDKMFLSGLTVDGLSGTIPESLFMVFQMTFAIITPALITGAFADRMKFSALLWFMGVWSIIVYAPVAHWVWGGGFLANAGVLDFAGGTVVHINAGIAGLVACIVLGKRTGYGQENMAPHNLTLSLIGASMLWVGWFGFNAGSELAADGRAAMAMVVTQIATAAAALSWMFIEWMVHKKPSVLGIISGAVAGLVAITPASGFVDPMGALWIGIAAGVICFFAATTLKKALRYDDSLDVWGVHGVGGIVGAVLTGVFVSEAVSGTAPSMGQVIIQIEGIVATLLWSGIASFVILKVIDMTIGLRVSKEQEVEGLDISLHGESLQ
- a CDS encoding ammonium transporter produces the protein MEASDRAADVFFVLMGAILVFAMHAGFAFLEVGTVRKKNQVNALMKILVDFAVSTIAYFFVGYGVAYGVHFLQSAAMISGAADGSGFAASGFDLVKFFFLLTFAAAIPAIISGGIAERARFTPQLIATAVIVGVAYPFFEGLAWNNNFGFQDFLEAQFGARFNDFAGSIVVHAFGGWLALGAVLMLGARHNRYRKDGAVVGIPPSNIPFLALGSWLLCIGWFGFNVMSAQSVAAINGLVAINSLMAMAGGILAAWAAGRNDPGFTHNGALAGLVAVCAGSNVMHPVGSLAVGAIAGALFVYAFTWCQNKWKIDDVLGVWPLHGLCGLWGGIACGIFGQDSLGGLGGVTLMSQLVGSLIGAGLALVAGLAIYGLLRVSMGIRLTQEEEFRGADLSLHSIGATPEEDVSGR
- a CDS encoding P-II family nitrogen regulator yields the protein MKLIIAIIKPSKLQEVREALTELDVAGMTVSEVKGFGRQKGHTEIYRGAEYDVSFLPKLKLELVIPEEKTEAVIEAIMASAKTGNIGDGKLFVVPVEYAARIRTGETGPTAV